Sequence from the Pseudophaeobacter arcticus DSM 23566 genome:
TCTTTGTGGACACTGGCTTTGCCCTTGAGTTTGATGATGACAACCAATTGGTTGGGATTAAGGTCACCTGGCAATATGATGAATTTTATTCGCTTTTGATCACCGAAGATCTGTTTCTCGACAAGGATGGAGACGGCAAGCTCACCCCGGATGAACGCCAGCGTCTGATTGGATTTGATACCAATTGGGATGAAGGCTTTAACGGCGATCTGGAAATTCGCGCAGCGGGCCAGCTCTTGGCGCTGTCCGGCCCGATGCAGGCCACCACAGACCTGCGTGAGGGGCGGATCGTCAGCTCCCATGTTCGGCAACTGGAGCCCCCGGTGGCCATGCAGGATGGGCCGTTTTCGATCAAGGCTTTTGATCCGTCCTATTACACAGCCTATGAGATCAATCTGCCGGTGACCCTGTCGGACCAGCTGCAGGGGCTGTGCCTGCTGGAGCGGATCGAGCCGGATATCGCTGGCGGATTGGCTTTGATGCAGGCCCAGCTGCTGCGGCTGAACGCCGATGCCGATCTGGAAGAGAATGATATTCCGCTGATGGGCGGAGAATTTGCCACGGAGATCCTGGTTACATGCCCCGCATCATAAAAGCCCTGGCCCTGGGCCTGGGCTGCATTGCCCTGTGTCTGTGTATCTGGTGGCTGTCGCGAGGGGCCTTGGCACCTTTGGGCGATTGGGCGGCGGGGCATCAACGCGAATTTCAAAATCGGATTGCCGGATCTTTGCGGGCGCTGCGGGCTGGGGAGCCCGGGGCGATTATGGCGCTGATGCTGCTGTGTTTTGCCTATGGGTTTTTCCACGCCATTGGGCCGGGCCACGGGAAAATCCTGGTTGGCGGCTATGGGTTGGCGCGCAAAACGCCCTGGCTGCGCCTGGGCGGTGTGGCGCTTTTGTCCAGCCTCGGCCAGGCGGTCACGGCAATTGTCTTGGTCTATGGTGCCATTTCGCTGTTGCAGCTGGGCCGCGACAGCCTGATCGGGCTGGCAGAAAAGACAATGGCACCAATCAGCTATGGGGCTATTGGTACGATTGGCCTGTGGTTGCTGCTACGGGGCCTTCGCAAGCTCTGGCGCAGCGCCGCTGAGACTTCGCATGCCGCTCATGATCAGGGCTCTACGTCTGAAACAACGCAGGGCCAAGGTCATGGGGCTCATCACGCGCATGGCCACGATCACAGCCATCAGCATGACCCCAGCCACGACCACAACCATGGCGCATCAGAGGTCTGTAGCGATTGCGGTCATCGCCATGGCCCCAGCCTGGAAGAGGTCAGCGGTCTGCAGTCCTGGCGCGAGGCCTTGGTTTTGATTGGAGGAATCGCGATAAGGCCCTGCACCGGAGCGTTGTTTGTTCTGGTCATCACCTGGCAGATGGGGATCGCTATGGCTGGCATCGCCGGGGCCTTTGCAATGGCGCTTGGTACCGCCTTGGTGACGATCACGGTGGGGCTTGCGGCGCTTGGTCTGCGCGGTGGGGCCCTGGCGGTTTTTGCCCGTACAGGCCGTGCGGCGCAGATGGTGCCTATTCTTGAGATCGGCGCTGGCTTTCTGGTTGTGCTGGTTGCTTCTGGGCTTTTGCTGCGCAGCCTTGCCTAGGAGGTTTGAAAACCAAAGGTCCGGCGCGATTTTACATTCAGCCATGGTCTGAAATCTTGAGCCTGAAATCCTGAGGCTGCTAACTTGGGCCTGCTACCCTGGGCCTGCAATTTGATTGTCCCGAAAAACGACCCTGAAAGCCTCGCATGATTCTGCAAAAATCCATCCCGTATAACCCGCTTGAAGAGGTACCGCTGCCTGGGATCAAGCCGATGAACCTTGCCGATTGGCTGCGCCCGGATGAGGCCTTTGCCGCGCAGGTGGCCTATCGGGCCGAGCTGTTGTCCAACAGCCGCGACAAGGTGCTGATGATGCATCCCGATGCGCAGATCGCTGCACAAGAGCTGCTGGAACTGGTGCTTGACCATCGCTATGACGGCGCGCGGGATCATGTGGTCCTTCCGGATGGGACCAGGGTCACGCTTGACTGGCAGCAGCCTTTGGCGACTCTGGGGCAGATCTGCCAGGAAGATTTCTGTATTCTTGAACGCGCCGAAGGCAGCCCAGAGCACGTATTGACCGGCGCGGTGCTGTGTTTCCCTGCCAGTTGGACGCTGGCAGAAAAGTTCATGCGCCCGCTTGTCGGGGTTCATGATACCGTCGACAGCTACGATAGCAAAATGGCATCGCGGGTTCAGCGTCTGTTTGACGGGGTGCAGGTGGGGCGGCCGCTGTGGCGGTTCAATGCGCTTTGGTATCAATCGCCTGAGCTGCACGCGCCGCGTGCAGAGCATGACCCCCGAGACCAAAGCCACGG
This genomic interval carries:
- a CDS encoding DUF1007 family protein; this encodes MKPLLLLPALISGLMLPALGSAHPHVFVDTGFALEFDDDNQLVGIKVTWQYDEFYSLLITEDLFLDKDGDGKLTPDERQRLIGFDTNWDEGFNGDLEIRAAGQLLALSGPMQATTDLREGRIVSSHVRQLEPPVAMQDGPFSIKAFDPSYYTAYEINLPVTLSDQLQGLCLLERIEPDIAGGLALMQAQLLRLNADADLEENDIPLMGGEFATEILVTCPAS
- a CDS encoding nickel/cobalt transporter, giving the protein MPRIIKALALGLGCIALCLCIWWLSRGALAPLGDWAAGHQREFQNRIAGSLRALRAGEPGAIMALMLLCFAYGFFHAIGPGHGKILVGGYGLARKTPWLRLGGVALLSSLGQAVTAIVLVYGAISLLQLGRDSLIGLAEKTMAPISYGAIGTIGLWLLLRGLRKLWRSAAETSHAAHDQGSTSETTQGQGHGAHHAHGHDHSHQHDPSHDHNHGASEVCSDCGHRHGPSLEEVSGLQSWREALVLIGGIAIRPCTGALFVLVITWQMGIAMAGIAGAFAMALGTALVTITVGLAALGLRGGALAVFARTGRAAQMVPILEIGAGFLVVLVASGLLLRSLA
- a CDS encoding heme-dependent oxidative N-demethylase family protein; amino-acid sequence: MILQKSIPYNPLEEVPLPGIKPMNLADWLRPDEAFAAQVAYRAELLSNSRDKVLMMHPDAQIAAQELLELVLDHRYDGARDHVVLPDGTRVTLDWQQPLATLGQICQEDFCILERAEGSPEHVLTGAVLCFPASWTLAEKFMRPLVGVHDTVDSYDSKMASRVQRLFDGVQVGRPLWRFNALWYQSPELHAPRAEHDPRDQSHGEDAPYLRSEQQVILRLPKCSSVVFSIHTYMVHRDDVMAEWGQDVAAS